In Microbacterium laevaniformans, a single window of DNA contains:
- a CDS encoding ABC transporter ATP-binding protein → MTSLTVTDAGVRLGGDLVLAGVHLSVPDGERLAIVGPSGSGKSTLLRAIAGFERIAAGEIRLGDEVAATATRHLSPHRRRIGYVAQDGALFPHLTARRNIAFGLRGSASGERAGAVAAAAALAGIEPELLERYPHEISGGQQQRVSLARALAPHPRVLLLDEPFSALDTELRAQVRTQVVDALTRAQVTSVLVTHDPEEALAFGHSVAVLDDGRLQQAGVCADVFSRPVSASVARLLGDTVLLAGAKTATGGFRCPLGTLTVDADFSDGASTSVAMVRPTQLRLTTDAGAAPARVIAIAVVGATATATIACADGTTVGVPLRAVGSPLPAVGDHVRITVDGGTVVYAA, encoded by the coding sequence ATGACCTCGTTGACGGTCACGGATGCCGGTGTGCGCCTCGGTGGGGATCTCGTACTCGCCGGCGTGCACCTGTCCGTCCCCGACGGGGAGAGACTCGCGATCGTGGGCCCGTCGGGAAGCGGCAAGTCCACACTGCTGCGCGCGATCGCCGGGTTCGAGCGCATCGCGGCCGGCGAGATCCGTCTGGGCGACGAGGTCGCCGCCACGGCGACACGCCACCTGTCCCCGCATCGGCGACGGATCGGCTACGTCGCGCAGGACGGCGCTCTCTTCCCGCACCTCACCGCACGACGCAACATCGCCTTCGGGCTCCGGGGCTCAGCGAGCGGCGAGCGCGCCGGTGCGGTCGCGGCCGCCGCAGCGCTCGCCGGCATCGAGCCCGAGCTCCTCGAGCGCTATCCCCACGAGATCTCCGGGGGTCAGCAGCAGCGCGTCTCTCTCGCTCGCGCTCTCGCCCCGCACCCGCGCGTGCTTCTGCTCGACGAGCCCTTCAGCGCGCTCGACACCGAACTGCGCGCGCAGGTGCGCACACAGGTCGTCGATGCGCTGACGCGGGCGCAGGTCACGAGCGTCCTCGTGACCCACGACCCCGAAGAGGCACTCGCCTTCGGGCACTCCGTCGCCGTCCTCGACGACGGACGGCTGCAGCAGGCCGGTGTGTGCGCGGACGTGTTCTCGCGTCCTGTCTCCGCATCCGTGGCGCGTCTGCTCGGCGACACGGTCCTGCTTGCGGGCGCGAAGACCGCGACCGGTGGGTTCCGCTGCCCGCTCGGCACGCTCACCGTGGATGCCGACTTCTCCGACGGCGCCTCGACGAGCGTCGCCATGGTGCGCCCGACACAGCTCAGGCTGACGACGGATGCCGGGGCGGCGCCTGCCCGTGTGATCGCCATCGCGGTCGTGGGCGCGACGGCCACCGCCACGATCGCCTGTGCCGACGGCACCACGGTCGGCGTGCCGCTGCGCGCCGTCGGGTCGCCGCTGCCCGCCGTCGGCGACCACGTCCGGATCACCGTCGACGGCGGCACCGTCGTCTACGCGGCTTGA
- a CDS encoding class I SAM-dependent methyltransferase, whose translation MATRDEMAVSFGSAAWEYQAGRPSYPAAAVEWLLAPAGQHPRVADVGAGTGKLTAALLDAGSDVIAVEPDAAMLAALREALPAVETLIDSAERMKLRDESVDAVVLGHHEGQSR comes from the coding sequence ATGGCGACACGCGACGAGATGGCTGTCAGCTTCGGTTCGGCGGCGTGGGAGTACCAGGCGGGCCGGCCGTCGTACCCAGCGGCGGCCGTGGAGTGGTTACTGGCTCCGGCCGGTCAACATCCGCGTGTCGCGGATGTCGGGGCGGGTACCGGAAAGCTCACCGCCGCGCTGCTCGATGCGGGTTCCGACGTGATCGCCGTGGAACCGGATGCCGCGATGCTCGCCGCCCTGAGAGAGGCCCTTCCGGCCGTGGAGACGCTGATCGACTCCGCCGAACGCATGAAGCTTCGCGATGAGAGCGTCGACGCCGTCGTGTTGGGTCATCATGAAGGGCAGTCACGCTGA
- the adhP gene encoding alcohol dehydrogenase AdhP yields the protein MTTLTDTPDAAATEAIATTMRAAVVTAPGEPLIVSDVPVPRPGPGQALVRVITSGVCHTDLHAARGDWPVAPKADLIPGHEGYGEVVALGPGVTTLTVGQKVGNAWLWSACGTCEYCRTGWETLCPAQHNGGYSVDGSFGEFMLVDEKYAARIPDGADPVEVAPILCAGVTVYKGLKMTGVRPGEWVTISGIGGLGHIAVQYARAMGMRVAAVDVDDAKLELARRHGAEVTVNAAQADPGAAISEHTGGTHGVLVTAVHPKAFDQALSVVRRGATIVFNGLPPGTFDADIFDIVLRAITIRGSIVGTRQDMIEALDFYARGQIHPTVHVESLEDVNDIFERMEKGQIDGRIVMRY from the coding sequence ATGACGACTCTGACCGACACCCCTGATGCCGCCGCGACCGAGGCGATCGCCACGACCATGCGCGCCGCGGTGGTCACCGCGCCCGGCGAGCCGCTGATCGTCTCCGACGTGCCGGTCCCGCGCCCTGGTCCCGGCCAGGCACTCGTGCGCGTGATCACCAGCGGCGTCTGCCACACCGACCTTCACGCGGCGCGCGGCGATTGGCCGGTCGCCCCGAAGGCCGATCTCATCCCCGGACACGAAGGCTACGGCGAGGTCGTCGCGCTCGGTCCCGGCGTGACGACGCTCACCGTCGGCCAGAAGGTCGGCAATGCCTGGCTGTGGTCGGCGTGCGGAACGTGCGAGTACTGCCGCACCGGATGGGAGACGCTGTGCCCCGCGCAGCACAACGGCGGATACTCGGTGGACGGGAGCTTCGGCGAGTTCATGCTCGTCGATGAGAAGTACGCCGCGCGGATCCCCGACGGCGCCGACCCGGTCGAGGTCGCCCCGATCCTCTGCGCCGGGGTCACGGTGTACAAGGGGCTGAAGATGACCGGCGTGCGACCGGGCGAGTGGGTGACCATCTCGGGCATCGGCGGGCTCGGCCACATCGCGGTGCAATACGCGCGGGCGATGGGCATGCGGGTTGCCGCCGTGGATGTCGACGACGCCAAGCTGGAACTCGCTCGCCGCCACGGCGCGGAGGTCACGGTCAACGCCGCGCAGGCCGATCCCGGCGCCGCCATCTCGGAGCACACGGGAGGAACGCACGGCGTCCTCGTCACCGCGGTGCATCCCAAAGCCTTCGACCAGGCGCTCAGCGTCGTGCGGCGGGGAGCCACCATCGTCTTCAACGGCCTGCCGCCCGGGACCTTCGACGCCGACATCTTCGACATCGTCCTGCGCGCGATCACGATCCGCGGATCGATCGTCGGCACGCGCCAGGACATGATCGAAGCGCTCGACTTCTATGCCCGCGGTCAGATCCACCCCACCGTGCACGTGGAGAGCCTCGAGGACGTCAACGACATCTTCGAGCGGATGGAGAAGGGCCAGATCGACGGTCGGATCGTCATGCGCTACTGA
- a CDS encoding 3'-5' exonuclease, which translates to MALDFTAIDFETANSSSASACAVGLTRVRDGRVVETAGWLIKPPAGHDRFFELNIGIHGIRPEDVVDAPTWIDQLSALDRFVGDDVVVAHNAGFDMSVLRRACEATDAACASYRYLCSLQVARKTYDLASYRLPSVAAAAGFLDFAHHDAASDALACAHIMIDAAARAGAHDVVELAMLLGVRVPRLAGSDRLAPVAPAVG; encoded by the coding sequence GTGGCCCTCGACTTCACCGCGATCGACTTCGAAACCGCGAACTCGTCGAGCGCCTCGGCGTGCGCGGTCGGTCTCACTCGTGTGCGCGATGGTCGTGTCGTGGAGACGGCGGGCTGGCTCATCAAACCCCCGGCCGGTCACGACCGCTTCTTCGAGCTGAACATCGGCATCCACGGCATCCGCCCGGAGGACGTCGTGGATGCTCCGACGTGGATCGACCAGCTTTCGGCCCTCGACCGGTTCGTGGGCGACGACGTCGTCGTGGCCCACAACGCCGGATTCGACATGAGCGTCCTGCGGCGCGCGTGCGAGGCGACGGATGCCGCGTGCGCGTCGTACCGCTACCTGTGCAGTCTCCAGGTCGCCCGCAAGACCTACGACCTCGCCTCGTATCGACTGCCGTCGGTGGCCGCTGCCGCGGGATTCCTCGACTTCGCCCACCACGACGCCGCGTCCGATGCGCTCGCCTGCGCGCACATCATGATCGACGCCGCGGCGCGCGCCGGTGCGCACGACGTCGTCGAACTCGCCATGCTGCTCGGTGTGCGCGTCCCGCGGCTCGCCGGCAGCGACCGGCTCGCGCCCGTCGCCCCGGCGGTCGGCTGA
- a CDS encoding DNA recombination protein RmuC translates to MDAFSLIVVGALCLVVGTAGGWTTGVSRAAERTARETADLSARLAAAETSARALGAQLEHERTLTRDLGAQARADLSAQQERERRDQLVLRALAPVQESLQLMQQKVTDLERDRQSQYGSLAEQLRAARASDEALRATTESLAGALRSNATRGVWGETQLRRVVESAGLTRYVDFDLQASVTSHAGDGRPDMIVRLPGGMSLAVDAKVPLDAYIEASAIAITATGEEATRRAGLLQRHVRAVRAHVDALAKKSYWSGLDSSPEFVVCFLPNEALLATALEEDPTLLDHAFRQRVALASPVNLWAVLKTVAYTWTQQEVSTEARRLFELGTELYQRLGGLAGHAEDLRRAIERTVDTYNRFTGSLESRVLVTARKFPGIDETKLDAAAAPASIEKTPRKLVAPELMVDSADADADADADATATGISADLGSLRDRL, encoded by the coding sequence ATGGACGCCTTCAGCCTCATCGTCGTCGGAGCGCTGTGCCTGGTCGTCGGCACCGCCGGCGGCTGGACCACCGGGGTCTCGCGCGCCGCGGAGCGCACGGCACGCGAGACCGCAGACCTGTCGGCGCGCCTGGCGGCGGCGGAGACGTCGGCTCGCGCGCTCGGCGCGCAGCTGGAGCATGAGCGTACGCTCACTCGCGACCTCGGAGCCCAGGCCCGCGCCGATCTCAGCGCTCAGCAGGAACGTGAACGACGTGACCAGCTCGTCCTTCGAGCGCTCGCGCCGGTGCAGGAGTCCCTCCAGCTGATGCAGCAGAAGGTGACCGACCTCGAACGCGATCGCCAGAGTCAGTACGGCTCCCTCGCCGAGCAGCTGCGCGCGGCCCGCGCCAGCGATGAGGCGCTCCGGGCGACCACCGAGTCCCTCGCGGGGGCCCTGCGTTCCAACGCCACACGCGGCGTCTGGGGTGAGACGCAGTTGCGGCGCGTGGTCGAATCAGCGGGGCTGACCCGCTACGTCGACTTCGATCTGCAAGCGTCGGTGACTTCCCACGCCGGTGACGGTAGACCCGACATGATCGTTCGCCTGCCGGGCGGCATGTCGCTGGCGGTCGACGCCAAGGTGCCTCTCGATGCCTACATCGAAGCCTCGGCGATTGCGATCACCGCGACCGGCGAGGAGGCCACCCGTCGTGCGGGTCTGCTCCAACGTCATGTGCGGGCCGTCCGCGCCCATGTCGACGCCCTCGCCAAGAAGTCGTACTGGTCGGGACTGGATTCGAGCCCCGAGTTCGTCGTGTGCTTCCTGCCGAACGAGGCGTTGCTCGCGACCGCACTCGAGGAGGATCCGACGCTGCTCGATCACGCGTTCCGCCAGCGTGTGGCGCTCGCCTCTCCCGTGAACCTGTGGGCCGTCCTGAAGACGGTGGCCTACACCTGGACCCAGCAGGAGGTCTCCACGGAGGCCCGCCGCCTCTTCGAGCTGGGAACCGAGCTGTATCAGCGGCTGGGGGGACTCGCCGGGCACGCCGAGGATCTCCGCCGCGCCATCGAGCGCACGGTCGACACCTATAACCGCTTCACCGGATCCCTCGAGTCGCGTGTGCTCGTGACGGCGCGGAAGTTTCCCGGGATCGACGAGACGAAGCTGGATGCCGCGGCTGCTCCCGCGTCGATCGAGAAGACACCGCGAAAGCTCGTCGCCCCGGAACTGATGGTGGACTCGGCCGACGCCGACGCCGACGCCGATGCCGACGCAACTGCAACGGGCATCTCAGCCGATCTCGGCTCGCTCAGGGACCGGCTGTGA
- the glpX gene encoding class II fructose-bisphosphatase encodes MVSLTADMSPLHPDRNLAMELVRATEAAAIRSVPFIGRGQKEKADGAAVDAMRAFLTTVNFDGVIVIGEGEKDNAPMLFNGEHVGTGRGPQCDVAVDPIDGTSLTAEGRNNALSVLAVSDRGSMLDASSVFYMDKIVTGPAGVGVVDIRLPVGENIRLLAKALGKPVDELVVSVLNRPRHARLIEEIRDAGAGTRLMSDGDVAGGINAARHNARTDMCIGIGGSPEGVATTCAIKALGGHIQGRLWPRDDDEKQRGIDAGLKVDGYVYEADELVTGRNTIFVATGVTNGELVAGVRRDGDFVYTESVVLRGASGTLRRISSEHLTSKWL; translated from the coding sequence ATGGTGAGCCTGACCGCGGACATGAGCCCTTTGCACCCCGACCGGAACCTGGCGATGGAGTTGGTGCGCGCGACGGAGGCGGCGGCCATTCGCTCCGTACCGTTCATCGGACGGGGCCAGAAGGAGAAGGCCGACGGCGCGGCCGTCGACGCCATGCGGGCGTTTCTCACCACGGTGAACTTCGACGGAGTCATCGTCATCGGGGAGGGCGAGAAGGACAACGCTCCCATGCTCTTCAACGGTGAACACGTGGGAACGGGTCGCGGACCCCAGTGCGACGTCGCCGTCGATCCGATCGACGGAACATCGCTGACCGCCGAGGGACGCAACAACGCGCTTTCGGTTCTCGCGGTCTCCGATCGCGGCTCCATGCTCGACGCGTCGAGTGTGTTCTACATGGACAAGATCGTCACGGGTCCGGCCGGCGTCGGTGTCGTGGACATCCGCCTGCCCGTCGGCGAGAACATCCGTCTTCTGGCGAAGGCACTGGGCAAGCCCGTCGACGAGCTCGTGGTCTCTGTGCTGAACCGTCCCCGCCACGCCCGACTGATCGAGGAGATCCGCGACGCCGGCGCCGGAACGCGGCTGATGAGCGACGGTGACGTCGCCGGTGGAATCAACGCGGCACGGCACAACGCCCGTACCGACATGTGCATCGGCATCGGAGGCAGCCCCGAAGGTGTCGCGACCACGTGCGCGATCAAGGCGCTCGGAGGCCACATCCAAGGACGTCTCTGGCCGCGCGACGACGACGAGAAGCAGCGCGGGATCGATGCAGGTCTGAAAGTCGACGGCTACGTGTACGAGGCCGACGAACTGGTCACAGGCCGCAACACCATCTTCGTGGCCACGGGCGTCACGAACGGTGAACTGGTCGCCGGTGTTCGCCGCGACGGCGACTTCGTCTACACGGAGAGCGTCGTTCTGCGGGGGGCTTCGGGCACGCTGCGGCGCATCTCTTCGGAGCATCTCACGTCGAAGTGGCTCTGA
- the fbaA gene encoding class II fructose-bisphosphate aldolase, translating into MPVATPEQYAEMLDRAKAGGYAFPAINAASSQSINAILQGLTEAGSDGIIQVTTGGADYFAGHTVKGRATGALAFAKFATEVAKNYPITVALHTDHCPKPALEDFVLPLIAASEEEVRAGRNPIFQSHMWDGSAVALDENIAIAKELLPRMKNINAILEVEIGVVGGEEDGVKHEGSNEALYTTTADVSRFVEALGLGENGRYIAALTFGNVHGVYKPGNVKLRPELLGEIQAGIAERFGTDAKPLDLVFHGGSGSTPEEIATAVANGVVKMNIDTDTQYAFTRSVAGFMFSNYDGVLKVDGEVGNKKAYDPRAWGKVAETGMAARVVEATQQLGSAGHSISL; encoded by the coding sequence ATGCCTGTCGCCACCCCTGAGCAATACGCCGAGATGCTGGACCGCGCGAAGGCCGGTGGCTACGCGTTCCCCGCGATCAACGCCGCCAGCTCGCAGTCGATCAACGCGATCCTGCAGGGTCTGACCGAAGCCGGATCCGACGGCATCATCCAGGTGACCACCGGCGGAGCCGACTATTTCGCGGGCCACACCGTGAAGGGTCGCGCCACCGGTGCGCTCGCGTTCGCGAAGTTCGCGACCGAGGTCGCCAAGAACTACCCGATCACGGTGGCGCTGCACACCGACCACTGCCCCAAGCCCGCCCTCGAGGACTTCGTGCTCCCGCTGATCGCGGCATCCGAGGAGGAGGTCCGCGCCGGCCGCAACCCCATCTTCCAGTCGCACATGTGGGACGGGTCGGCTGTTGCGCTCGACGAGAACATCGCCATCGCGAAGGAGTTGCTGCCTCGCATGAAGAACATCAACGCGATTCTCGAGGTCGAGATCGGCGTGGTCGGCGGCGAAGAGGACGGCGTCAAGCACGAGGGCTCCAACGAGGCGCTCTACACGACCACCGCCGACGTGTCTCGATTCGTCGAGGCGCTCGGCCTCGGCGAGAACGGCCGCTATATCGCCGCTCTGACGTTCGGCAATGTGCACGGCGTCTACAAGCCCGGCAACGTGAAGCTGCGCCCCGAGCTGCTCGGCGAGATCCAGGCGGGCATCGCGGAGCGCTTCGGCACCGACGCGAAGCCCCTCGACCTGGTCTTCCACGGTGGCAGCGGCTCGACTCCGGAGGAGATCGCGACCGCCGTGGCCAACGGTGTCGTCAAGATGAACATCGACACCGACACGCAGTACGCCTTCACCCGTTCGGTCGCCGGCTTCATGTTCAGCAACTACGACGGCGTGTTGAAGGTCGACGGCGAGGTGGGCAACAAGAAGGCCTACGACCCGCGTGCCTGGGGCAAGGTGGCCGAGACGGGCATGGCCGCTCGCGTCGTCGAGGCGACACAGCAGCTTGGTTCGGCTGGTCACTCCATCAGCCTCTGA
- a CDS encoding MOSC domain-containing protein has product MTAIDKAAVDGAVRLGRYGAYADVQANRKHHGGLDKALYAYAQEDAEFWETQLRAPLPPGWFGENLRVEGLDVNRARIGEQWRIGETAVVEVTMPRTPCQTFARWVRTVDRSAERGWVRRFSAERRLGPYLRVVRTGSVRAGDPIRVIHVPDGAPGLLDAYVDPA; this is encoded by the coding sequence GTGACAGCGATCGATAAGGCCGCGGTCGACGGGGCGGTACGCCTCGGACGCTACGGCGCGTATGCCGATGTGCAGGCGAATCGGAAGCACCATGGTGGCCTGGACAAGGCTCTGTATGCGTACGCGCAGGAGGACGCCGAGTTCTGGGAGACGCAGCTGCGGGCGCCTCTCCCGCCCGGATGGTTCGGCGAGAACCTCCGTGTCGAGGGGCTCGACGTCAATCGTGCCCGTATCGGCGAGCAGTGGCGGATCGGGGAGACGGCCGTCGTCGAGGTGACGATGCCGCGGACACCGTGCCAGACCTTCGCCCGCTGGGTGCGCACCGTCGACCGGTCGGCGGAACGCGGCTGGGTGCGGCGGTTCTCGGCAGAACGGCGGCTCGGTCCGTACCTGCGCGTCGTGCGTACGGGCTCCGTCCGCGCGGGCGATCCCATCCGGGTGATCCACGTGCCCGACGGTGCTCCGGGACTGCTCGACGCGTACGTCGACCCTGCCTGA
- a CDS encoding DUF6264 family protein produces the protein MSDPTGSSAHAQTPRPRPQYGEYASPEEQRARIQQPETASVSPHPALPHTVPSRAHPPTAPATTAAARPTRAADRIITFALLVYGLVTVVSAVPQLWDFSGFAQTWMQVAGIDATFTNTAQGELWGRIGAFVFIGGWMLTALLSWVSLRARRLSWWIPLAGAIVTFILATVCLTVPLLGDPAIVTHFAR, from the coding sequence ATGAGCGACCCGACCGGATCGTCCGCACACGCGCAGACGCCGCGCCCCCGTCCGCAGTACGGCGAGTATGCGAGCCCGGAGGAGCAGCGGGCGCGCATCCAGCAGCCCGAGACGGCTTCCGTCTCGCCGCATCCGGCGCTGCCGCACACGGTGCCGAGCCGCGCGCACCCGCCCACCGCGCCCGCCACGACGGCTGCCGCGCGCCCGACGCGCGCCGCGGACCGCATCATCACGTTTGCCCTGCTCGTGTACGGTCTCGTGACCGTCGTCAGCGCGGTGCCGCAGCTGTGGGACTTCTCCGGGTTCGCACAGACCTGGATGCAGGTGGCCGGCATCGACGCGACCTTCACCAACACGGCGCAGGGCGAGCTGTGGGGTCGTATCGGCGCCTTCGTCTTCATCGGCGGGTGGATGCTCACCGCGTTGCTGTCGTGGGTCTCGCTGCGCGCGCGGCGGCTGTCGTGGTGGATTCCTCTCGCCGGAGCGATCGTGACCTTCATCCTCGCCACGGTGTGCCTGACGGTGCCGCTGCTCGGAGACCCTGCGATCGTCACCCACTTCGCCCGATGA
- a CDS encoding 4-hydroxy-3-methylbut-2-enyl diphosphate reductase — MSSTAIRLPTPHVPGPRGRLQDNPVPGRKRVLLASPRGYCAGVDRAVIAVEKALERYGAPVYVRKQIVHNIHVVTELEAKGAVFVEEVDEVPEGAHVVFSAHGVSPAVVNAASDRGLQAIDATCPLVTKVHREAVRFARDDFEILLIGHDGHEEVEGTAGEAPDHVTVVNSPEEADRVVVKDPAKVVWLSQTTLSVDETMETVRRLRERFPELQDPPSDDICYATQNRQVAIKKVAKDADLVIVVGSANSSNSVRLVEVALEYGAKAAYRVDYAHEIQQDWLDGVETVGVTSGASVPEVLVQEVLADLAGAGYADVEQVRTAEEDLMFSLPKELRQDASGRRDDRALGGRSRG, encoded by the coding sequence GTGAGCAGCACAGCCATCCGTCTTCCGACGCCCCATGTTCCAGGCCCGCGCGGACGGCTTCAGGATAACCCGGTCCCCGGACGCAAGCGGGTGCTCCTCGCCTCGCCGCGAGGGTACTGCGCCGGCGTCGACCGCGCAGTGATCGCGGTCGAGAAGGCGCTGGAGCGCTACGGCGCGCCCGTCTACGTGCGCAAGCAGATCGTGCACAACATCCACGTCGTCACCGAGCTCGAGGCGAAGGGGGCCGTCTTCGTCGAGGAGGTCGACGAGGTGCCCGAAGGCGCCCACGTCGTCTTCAGCGCGCACGGCGTCTCGCCCGCTGTCGTGAACGCGGCATCCGATCGGGGCCTTCAGGCCATCGACGCCACCTGTCCCCTCGTGACGAAGGTGCACCGCGAGGCGGTGCGCTTCGCCCGCGACGACTTCGAGATCCTGCTCATCGGCCACGACGGCCATGAAGAGGTCGAGGGAACGGCAGGAGAGGCCCCCGACCACGTCACCGTCGTCAACTCGCCCGAGGAAGCCGACCGCGTCGTCGTCAAGGATCCGGCGAAGGTCGTCTGGCTGTCGCAGACGACGCTGTCGGTCGACGAGACCATGGAGACGGTCCGCCGCCTGCGCGAGCGATTCCCCGAACTGCAGGATCCGCCGTCGGACGACATCTGCTACGCCACGCAGAACCGCCAGGTCGCCATCAAGAAGGTCGCCAAGGACGCCGACCTCGTCATCGTCGTCGGTTCGGCGAACTCCTCCAACTCGGTCCGACTCGTCGAGGTGGCGCTGGAGTACGGGGCGAAGGCGGCCTACCGCGTCGACTACGCCCACGAGATCCAGCAGGACTGGCTCGACGGCGTCGAGACGGTGGGCGTCACCAGCGGCGCCTCGGTGCCCGAGGTGCTCGTGCAGGAAGTTCTCGCCGACCTCGCCGGCGCCGGCTACGCCGACGTCGAGCAGGTGCGCACGGCCGAGGAGGATCTGATGTTCTCGCTTCCCAAGGAGCTCCGCCAGGATGCGAGCGGGCGCCGGGACGACCGTGCACTGGGTGGGCGGTCGCGCGGATGA
- the xseA gene encoding exodeoxyribonuclease VII large subunit, which produces MASFASAPGHVPPPDAVAPRESRADAPTSVSRLNETIRGFVSTWGSVWVEGEITAWNLRGGHVFGRLKDANGDAMLSFRLWSSTLQRLPDDLKVGDLVVACVKSDFFVKTGDFTFTVSAMRHTGLGDQLERLEKLRGQLRAEGLFDPARKKRLPFLPQLVGLITGERSDAEKDVHRNAELRWPGVRFRTIHAAVQGERCVPETIAALTALDADPEVDVIIIARGGGDPQTLLGFSDERLVRAVAAASTPVVSAIGHENDHPLLDDVADVRASTPTDAAKRVVPDVSEQRALVNQLRSRARTRLTQRVGHDIAQLEQLRSRPVLRTPESLLTPRTHELWTLVSRGRDIVHRRMDAAERTTAQLRASLRALSPGATLERGYAIAHLDAGVIVRDARQVPAGTAVTVTVADGSFTARSEGPLAEDVGGAP; this is translated from the coding sequence ATGGCATCGTTCGCGTCCGCTCCCGGGCACGTCCCTCCCCCCGATGCGGTCGCACCGCGAGAGTCGCGCGCGGACGCACCGACGTCGGTCTCGCGTCTGAACGAGACCATCCGCGGGTTCGTCTCGACGTGGGGATCCGTCTGGGTCGAGGGTGAGATCACCGCATGGAACCTTCGCGGCGGACACGTCTTCGGGCGTTTGAAGGACGCGAACGGCGACGCGATGCTCTCGTTCCGTCTGTGGTCATCCACCCTGCAGCGCCTGCCCGACGACCTCAAGGTCGGCGACCTCGTGGTGGCGTGCGTGAAGAGCGACTTCTTCGTGAAGACCGGGGACTTCACCTTCACCGTCTCCGCGATGCGCCACACGGGCCTCGGCGATCAGCTCGAGCGGCTCGAGAAGCTCCGCGGGCAGCTCCGGGCGGAGGGGCTGTTCGACCCCGCCCGCAAGAAGCGCCTCCCCTTCCTCCCGCAGCTCGTCGGCCTCATCACCGGTGAGCGCAGCGACGCCGAGAAGGATGTTCACCGCAACGCCGAACTGCGCTGGCCGGGCGTCCGCTTCCGCACGATCCATGCCGCCGTCCAGGGCGAGCGCTGCGTTCCCGAAACGATCGCGGCGCTCACGGCGCTCGACGCCGACCCGGAGGTCGACGTGATCATCATCGCCCGCGGCGGCGGCGATCCGCAGACCCTGCTCGGCTTCAGCGATGAACGCCTGGTGCGTGCGGTGGCCGCGGCATCCACGCCGGTCGTCTCCGCGATCGGCCACGAGAACGACCATCCCCTGCTCGACGACGTCGCGGACGTACGGGCGTCGACACCGACGGATGCCGCCAAGCGCGTCGTCCCCGACGTCTCGGAGCAACGGGCGCTCGTGAACCAGCTGCGCTCGCGTGCGCGCACGCGCCTCACACAAAGGGTCGGTCACGACATCGCCCAGCTCGAGCAGCTGCGCTCGCGTCCTGTGCTGCGGACGCCCGAGTCTCTGCTCACGCCCCGCACCCACGAGCTCTGGACCCTCGTCTCGCGCGGCCGCGACATCGTGCACCGACGGATGGATGCCGCGGAACGCACGACGGCGCAGCTGCGCGCGTCGCTGCGCGCCCTCTCCCCCGGCGCGACACTCGAACGCGGCTATGCCATCGCCCATCTGGATGCCGGGGTCATCGTCCGCGACGCTCGTCAGGTACCGGCCGGCACCGCGGTGACGGTCACCGTCGCCGACGGCTCGTTCACCGCCCGATCGGAGGGCCCGCTCGCAGAAGACGTCGGCGGGGCGCCCTAG
- a CDS encoding exodeoxyribonuclease VII small subunit, translating to MDAMTSDTATDVADLSFEQARDELVRVVAELEQGAPTLEQSLALWTRGEALAARCEEWLLGAKRLLDAARPADAES from the coding sequence ATGGACGCCATGACCAGCGACACGGCCACCGACGTCGCCGATCTGTCGTTCGAGCAGGCCCGGGACGAACTCGTCCGCGTCGTGGCCGAACTCGAGCAGGGTGCCCCGACCCTCGAGCAGTCGCTCGCCCTCTGGACCCGGGGCGAGGCTCTCGCTGCGCGGTGCGAGGAGTGGCTGCTCGGCGCGAAGCGGCTTCTCGATGCCGCCCGTCCCGCGGACGCGGAGTCGTAA